The DNA region tatttaaatattattttcagAATGACATCCTGGTGGAGTggaacaatatatatatatatatgtacatgtaAATATAGACCAATACCAACAGGATGTAATTAACAAATTGTcatttctctctccccatcccctctccctccctccctcctctccatctctctctctctctctctctctctctccatctctctcttcatctctccctccctccctacttctctatctctctctatctctctctatctctctccgtAGGAGTGACAGTTCTTTCCGGTTCTTTGTGTTCTTCTTCGTGTACATCTGTCAGTTTGGAGTCCATGTGATGCAGGCCATTGGTATCACAGGGTGGGGAACCAggtgggaaacacacacacacacacacacacacacacaccagggcagGAGTGCCCATTATGTCGATCGCGGAATGTGATCCGCGAAGGAATGTGTGTAGATCGCACATTCGCCACCTCACAAcccccccggtagatctttctgacttggtcatcttataagtagctcgcaagctgaaaacttgtgggcagcCCTGCATCAGGGTGTCTGCGGGGttgtaaaaagtattaaaaggtAGTAAATTCAGTTGGCCAAAATTAAGGCCATTAAAAAGTAATAAGCTTCATCTGACAAGGTATTAAATTTGCAAACGCTCATCCAACTGCCTAGACGTTTTTGAATTTGTGTTAAGTGCAGGCCTTTCTCCTAAAATTCCTTAAATtagatttatttatatgttgCTAGCAGGGATATGATTATGACATGACGTGACCTGATGTTCGTACACGCGCCAGTCACCTAAATACTCGGCTGGTTTGTGGCCAAAACACTATGGGAAAGTGCAAGTTTTCCGATGTCTGGCTTGACGACCCAAATTTGCCGTTTTTAAGTTGAAAGggtgaaattgccgatttcggaaatgctctgtttgcttatttagTCAATacgacctgtgtgtgtgtatgtatatgtatatatatatatatatatatatatatatatatatatatatatatatatatatatatatatatatatatatatatatatatatatatatacacacatatacacatatatatatatatatatatatatatatatatatatatatatatatatatatatatatatatatatatatataaaattaaaatattatatatgaTATTGActaaataagcaaacagagcacttccgaaattggcaatttcaatgacacagtggccagcagtttccgcccagaaccttcatagaggccaaattgcgtttcaatcatacgaatgttattcatttattgctaagtgggacgagaagcaggacctaatGCTATCTATGCCGGGGACAATGCAGAAGagcatacatttaccactacatttaccagatcatacatttaccactacatttaccagatcgtacatttaccactacatttaccagatcgtacatttaccactacatttaccagatcgtacatttaccactacatttaccagatcgtacatttaccactacatttaccagatcatacatttaccagtggatttaattgggatagtaatggtttcaatcgttttcatattttgcggtaaaccaaagttactgccgttcgctacaacttgcgttgaacactgtcagatctagccacaagctcttgtgataaataagtagatagataggcctattaagttcgcgtcaaccctgtgtagttaacggtgacataaaataagatgTAGTGGTAATCGCTGTATCCCCGTGCCGTCACCTGCCATACCCCCCCAccggtcttctcaccattttaaCCCccgacccattttcatgcctgtttaaagactggcttaggccagtggttagcaacaaccaagaggccacttcagtcgtcgctttaagtcatgctggtataaaaaaaaattttgtagGTATTATAAAagtattaaattcaacttaagaatctctGTATATATCCtgacacacgtgcacatgcacacatgcaagcaCTGTTACAAACTATCTTAAGtgattttaaatatttactCTCTGGAATGTTTAGGGAAAATATgcttatagtgtgtgtgtgtgtgtgtgtgtgtgtgtgtgtgtgtgtgtgtgtgtgtgtgtgtgcagtgggtGGATCTCTGCTCTGACTGGTCTCAACAGGAGTATTCCTGTGGGGATTATTATGATCCTGATTGCAGCTCTCTTCACCGCCTCTGCTGTGATCTCCCTCATCATGTTCAAAAAGGTCAAACCTtcccaactcacacacacacacacacacacacacacacactggccaaacacTGCTGACAACTCCATTAGCTcaagcacatgtgtgtgttctctgtgtgtgtgctgtgtgtgtgtgttctctgtgtgtgtgtgtgcaggtgcacgGGCTGTACCGCACCACTGGGGCCAGTTTCGAGAAGGCCCAGCAGGAGTTTGCCACGGGCGTCATGTCCAATAAGACGGTCCAGACAGCCGCCGCCAACGCCGCCTCCTCCGCCGCCCGTGGAGCCTTCAAAGAGCAGCTCTGATTGGCCCAGAGAGAGAAGAGCCCGCCCTCTCCTTCCATGCTCCTCCTACTTCCCCTCCTTTTCATTCTCTCTAATTGTACTCACATGACCTCTCAGTCATCCGTATGCCCCGCCTGATTCTGGTGCCGAGGTTTTCCAGCCCCGCCCACTTCATTGACTTCACTTCAGTGGTTGACTGagactccacccccctctctccgTCTAATCCAGCAGGTGTGCACACCTGCCACATTGCTCTGagcttgggtgtgtgtgtgtgtgtgtgtgtgtgtgtgtgtgtgtgtgtgtgtgtgtgtgtgtgaacgtgcatgcgtaaggagtgtgtgtgtgtgtgtgtgtgtgaactctcGAGTCAGCGGTGTAGTTGGAGGGGCGTCCCACCCCTATACCAACCGACCAATCAGAAGGGTGATGAACAAGAGGCCCCACCCAGCCTCCCTCTCCACTCACGCTAGCACCACCGATCCCGCAGCGCTCTGATTGGCTCAGAGAAATGTCCATCACCGTGGCCGTGTAGCCTGCACCCTGTCAGTTGTTCGGACGGGCCTTGAGGTGTCTGGATCCCGCCTTTTCCTGTCCTCTTTCCCGCCTTTCATTGGCCGTGTTGGGCAGGACTCGCTCTGTCCTGTCACAGACCTGcaggaagcccctccccctccccgtcGCCTGCACGTACAGTCCTCTCTGCTTACTGTACGAGTCTCTGCTGACCTCACCCCACGCCCGGACCTTCCCCAGCACCTCGGCCTTTTCTACTCACGCCCTGCGTCTTGGGTTTTGCGtttttctttggtttgttttgttgttttttgggaGGCGGGGCCCCGTTTTCTCCGCCCCCCCCAGACGTGTGACTCTCAGGATACTGCTGTTTGTGACATCCTGCATGTGAAGCTTGCTAAGCCGACCGGGGTCCCGGGAAACATGATGCCCGGCAGGACACAGGGGTGCTGGCAGAGGAGCTGCAGTTAGAAACCTCACCCCCCTGCCCCAAACATCCCCCGTCCCCCTGTATTGGAACGGTccagaacacacatacagaagaaTTGGTTTAGCGACATGCTAGCACACATTTtggcgtgtgtgagcatgtgtgtgtgtttgtgtgtgtgggtgtgtgtgtgtgtatgggacaGGATGTTGTGTTTGAAGTGCGTTTATCTATTTAACATAACTGAGGTATACCACTCCTGTTTTGGGGCATCAGTATGAAGAGCAGTGTGTGTTATGAGGGCGTGACGTGACAGCGGGCCCCGCTGTGTGATAGCGGGCGTGTCGCGTGTGATGGCGGGCGTGTCACGTGCGACGGCGGGCGTGTCACGTGCGATGGCGAGCGTGTCACGTGCGACGGTGGGTGTGTCACGTGCGACTGTGGGCGTGTCACGTGTTATGGCGGGCCCCGCTGCATCGTTAGGGCAGGCGTGGCGTGACGGCGGGGCCTGGCTGAATGCTCCTTTTGCATCACGCTTGTaattttttcttctctttttaaATTAATGGAAGGGGGAACCTTGTAGCCTTGGTGACTGTCACCTAGAAACAGTCAAGTCTCACAATTATGGGATGTAACTGTATCAAGACTGCTTTAAATGTCTCAGTCCTTTaactggcatgtgtgtgtgtgagaaagacagTGTGATCGTGTGTGTGATGGCTTAAATCGCTTGTTTTCAGTATTAGGTCTTAATCAGCCTGGTGGCTGTCTGAAGAGGAGGCTCTCAGACTGCTGTGAGCTGGTCCGTTTgtccgtctacagcaggggtactcaactaaatttgtccgcggtccaattttggcagatacctgtgacctgaggtccggtgcggtgGGGGTGGCGtaacgggggtggcgaacgtaatttgttgagcgggggggcaaacgtaagttgttgagcgggggtggtaacactcgtgacggagtgttttttaaAGCCCTAAAATaaatccagttaatcaggaatgagattgggtccggacaggactgcgttcgggtccggatccggaccgcggtccgccagttgagtacccctgctctacactCACCCCAGTGACCAGGCCTCCGCCTTCCCTCATGTGCTGCAGTGTTCTTAGACCTTTATCTTCATGTCCTGttctttaggtgtgtgtgtgtgtgtgtgtgtgtgtgtgtgtgtgtgtgtgtgtgtgtgtgtgtgtgtgtgtgtgggacagatATCATAGCCGTGTGCAAGAAAGTTACAGCAAGCTGTTCTTCCTtttataaataaacttcaagAAATGGCACCTGAATGTTTCcgttatatatattttgtttgAAATGCTTTCAAAAAAttaggaagaagaagaaaagaataCCAATCAACTCAGTAAATTGGACTGTCCATAGAAGATATGgcgtaaagtgtgtgtgtgtgcgcattggATTGTGGCTTTAAGTTGTACCTTTTTGAATCGCTGACACTAGTAACGTAGTTACACTAAGGAGGAAGTTGCGTCGGCCTGCACGTGCGAGGTGCTCGAGGTTATTCTCGGCAAACCTGAgggatatttgtatattttgtaaAACTTGACGAGTGGTTGCCTGTTGTCCTGAATTTCATTGTACTGTACAAATGCACTCTTGTCTCCCCTGCAGTCGCATGTTGAGTAGTTTGAgttttgtatatttattgtattaacaagaataaaataaaaataaaaaattcaaCTACTTAACCTGCTTTTTAGTAGTGTGTCATGGGTGgtttagagggagagaggaccgGTGAGCCCTCTACCGGCAGGACGTGGAACAACAGCTTTACCCACATCCCATCCCAGTAATATGTTGACGCGCCAACATTTGCCTTTTTAATAGTTTGCTTGTAACCAAATGATAACAGTTTCATGGTAACGTTGTTTTCGGTCCGTGGGGAAATTGTACAGACCAAGTTTTTGATAAACCTGAGCTGTTCTGCATAGATTTTAATACAGATTTGATCTACAATAGTTCTTTCATGAGTCTGACCAAAAATATGCAAAGAAATATTACTAAAGAAAACGTTCAGACAATTTGTCTGTCTGATTCACAGCTGAAACTAAAGAAAATAACATACATTTCTATTCTGTATCCGTATATAAAGTCATTTATCCAGTTTGCTAACAGTTGCTAATTGTATTTGTTTCAACAAATCCGTAGGTCTACGTGCATATTTATCTCGAACACCAGAGGGCGCCAAGTAGCATTTACGTCACCACCAAGAAAGTACATTAATTTCGTGAAGTGCGTATTATAAATGAGCTACATCGTCCTTGGAGCGTGCGTTTGCATTTAATGTTATAAAGCGTTTAAAGTTTATATTGGTATTTTTATATAgcgttttagaaaatgtttaaatgttccAATAAAACTTAATACTGTTTACTTTATGTTGCTTTTACCTGCCCTGTAGAAGATTATCCTTTATTACTCCAATATTGAAGAAATTCTGATGTAATTCATATGTAATTAGGTCTAATCTTATTACGCAAGTGTCTGTAAAATTAGCAAATCACAAGGAATCTAGCAAATAATTCAGTAGCACAGGGTTTACAATGTGACCAAACTTATAAAAATGGTGCGATTTCTTAATTCAATATTTCCAATTAACCATTCTACAAAACGTTTTCTAGAAAGTGTACGCGCATGCGCTCTGTGCACGGCCCACGCAAGGTCAtaaatggcgcatttccactagggcctgcttggcgcggtacggttcggtacgggtcgattcgcaacggaacggtacggtcgcgttgtgtttccattacaatggtgaaccaccccaatgtgggtggagtcgctgttgataagataagataagataagataagcctTTATTAGTCCCGCAATGGGGAAATTCACAATTCCCAGCAGCAAAGTGACAGTGGTACAAAGTGACAAAGTGACAGTAGTACAGAGGACAAGACTCCAAACTTACAttgatacatatatacatagaatATAGaatggcgcgcgggttgtagtgtcgtgacatcatttgtatacgaccacaacaccggtcgacgccccttaacacatagcattattgtatcttatttatctttatcttcattattgtatgtgattgctctaattattgataataatttggtattactcaaacaggctgaacacaccctgcataaaaagcatcagtcatacaatcaaatcaaactttattatgaaatatagatatttaaagtacaacatatgtaaataatatagttatagttttaaaaaagtgcaaaaagcaaatatatacgtatagctttatatgaaataaatatttatagtactacaagcaacattttgtgtgcttttactggcgtctgtctcgcatggtgttcacaagttcgccaagcaccccgaggaaagcccggttgaaggaaacattttccgccaactccgctcgcctcgtcagtggaaggggaatcttgaacgtaaaaaataacaaatattaaacacaagtattcccgtgaaagcaacaacaatatagcgtaactgcacaaaatgtgtagcacgtcatcgctgctcatgctttgtttatggctacagctaactagcaaggctaagagctagctattgtacagtagtgactgtggtggtaacattaactacaaacacagctctaaattcctgcgtttacaatagatgcgttcatattacgttcatattacatcttttacgagcctagtagtaaaactgtgaaatcacaatacactcaccattctctgtggcctccagcaccgacattgtccagcacgttttctcttccgttactggctggccggtgaccgtatatgacatccgtttgctggaaccatatccagtctttgcggtttgctccgctgcgtccgttatggtccttcaccgcccggtaatcgcgttaagcttttttagcttggaccgaccggcactgctgaacggaccgctggtagccatgagtggccattagcgcggaaacctcgctaaaaacctttacatttctagtggccccgtccagttcgccctggattttttgatcgctgattattaacagaaaggtttgtacctcggcgtttgaccagggaacagacttcgctccttgggttttaaaaatggttgaggagtccatagcatagcggaggagtcgctctcctgacgcaacctgtgacgacactccctggccaatcagtgtcatgctgttactccacgtcacagaactgtaccgcttcgggacggttagaacctcgagcgagtcggtacgaaaaaagtacccaaaggggccggctcacagggtactggtactaatggaaacactcacaaaccgacccgtatcgaaccgtaccgcgccaagcaggccctagtggaaatgcgccattactGGCGTCTCTAGGTTGTCCGCGGCTCGGTCCGTTCAGTCCCTATACAGTCGCGCGCTCGGTCCGCTGCCCGTCTGAGTTGGTCACACATTTCTCACTAAGAGGTCAGAATGGCCCGAGGAAGTCGCAGCCGCCCGTCCGCTCCAGCAAGGTAAACGGTACACTTATCAGACCAGCCCGCCCGTAAGGTCGGTACCGCACTAGCGGTGCTGCTCGGATTTGATAACTAACGTCTTCGGCTGCGTTTAGTAGACAACGTGCGTCCTCGCACATGGTCACTTTTTCATTATGAAGGTACGTCAAAAAAGGGACAAGCGGTGTTGAGCCATTACAACACAACTTCTGTCTAGATATCTGACTTTTAGCAGACAATCAGTCTCGTAGCTACTGTCATTTCTATGGCCAGTCATTAGTAAACTTCTTAGAACTTCGCTAAATGTTGTTGGGATCTCCATCGTCCTTCAGGGCGCTTTCTGTAAACCTGGGGACTGCCTGGTTATCCAAAACCTTTTGTTAAAACCTCAGGTCAGATATAACGGGGAGATTCTTGACttagttttatattttatacttttatCTACTATATTTAATGtctgtattttatatttttaccTTACTTTATTTAATGTCTGTTGCACCATGTCCTGTCTTGTGCTATGCTGTCTGTAACAGTcctagcctaaaagtgtttCATTGTGCTGTACCTGTTTcagtataatgacaataaagtttagttgaattgaattgaataatTCAGATGTGATGACGTCAGCTGCTGCATGGCTTCTTACTGATCCACAATCCGTAACTTTACGTTAGGAGTTAAAGCGGGCGCTGGACGGGTCTAGCAGCTGATGATCATAAGCATGAGCTGTGACTGATTTtaagtgtttttgttgttgctgttgtcatgtTTGCCAGTGCCCCCGCCCACTCCTACACGCCGGCCCCtgcagccccgcccccctcgTCCCTGGCCCCGCCTCAGCCCAAGCAGCCGGGCCTCATGGCCCAGATGGCCACCacggcggcgggggtggcggtCGGATCTGCCGTGGGTCATGTGATGGGCGGGGCCCTCACCGGAGCCCTCGGCGGCAGTGGCGGGGGCAGCTCGGAGGCGGCCAAGCCGGCCCCCACATATcaggtgagaggaggaggaggcggggccTGAGCCCCTTCTATCATCATGTTGTTTCTGACACATCACCTCCACTTCTCTAACTCACCATCTTTGGTCCCGCCCGACCCAGGAGGCCCCCCGCGGTGCCCCGGCCGGCCCGTGTCTGTTCGAGGTCCGGCAGTTCCTGGACTGCGCCACCACTCAGACCGACCTCAGCTTGTGTGAGGGCTTCAGCGAAGCGCTGAAACAGTGCAAGTACTCGCACGGTGAGCTTTTCAGTGAAGCAGCGGCCCACGTCACCCCTCAAGTCACACCCCACGTCGCGCCTCACGTCACGCCCCGcgtcaccaccacaccccacgccacacctCAAGTCACGCCCCGCGTCACACCCTGCGTCACGCCGCACGTCACGCCTCACGTCACACCCCACgtcaccaccacacctcacgTCACGCCCCACGTCACGCTCCACGTCACGCCTCACGTCACGCCCCACGTCACGCCTCGCGTCACACCCCACATCACGCCTCACGTCACGCCCCACGTCACGCCTCACGTCACCACCACACCCCGTGTCACGCCTCGCATCACACCTCGCGTCACACCCCACGTCACGCCTCACGTCACGCCCCACGTCACGCCTCACGTCACGCCCCACGTCACGCCTCACGTCACCACCACACCTCGTGTCACGCCTCGCATCACACCTCGCGTCACACCCCACGTCACGCCTCACGTCATACCCCAcgtcaccaccacaccacacgtcACACCTCAAGTAACGCCTCGCGTCACACCCCACGTCACACCCCACGTCACGCCCCACGTCACGCCTCACGTCACCACCACACCCCGCGTCACG from Brachyhypopomus gauderio isolate BG-103 unplaced genomic scaffold, BGAUD_0.2 sc46, whole genome shotgun sequence includes:
- the chchd10 gene encoding coiled-coil-helix-coiled-coil-helix domain-containing protein 10, mitochondrial, encoding MARGSRSRPSAPASAPAHSYTPAPAAPPPSSLAPPQPKQPGLMAQMATTAAGVAVGSAVGHVMGGALTGALGGSGGGSSEAAKPAPTYQEAPRGAPAGPCLFEVRQFLDCATTQTDLSLCEGFSEALKQCKYSHGVSSLV